TTAGGATTTCTTTTGAAAATAATAATTTATTATTTATACCATTTTTTGACCAAGATAATAAATTAAATTACCTTAGAAAGCATAAAATAAAAAATAATTTTATTGATTTGCAAATTTATAAAAATAAAAAAATAACTTTATTTTCAAAAATAAAAAATTATGGAGTTTCTACAGCATTGTTTTTATCTGCACCATATGAAAATATTTTCTACTTAGATAAAAAAAATAGTTACAAAAAATTTTTTAGATATACATTAATAGAACATATTGATAAATTATTTAATATTAAGATAAAAGATGATCTAATTTCAATTTTTAATATTGATGATTATAAAATAAGTGAATTAAAAAAAATATTAAAGTACTTTAAACTATTTAATGAAATAAATATTATTTCTTCCTTTCCCGACTATAAATCCAAATATGAAATTTCAAAGAAATCAATAAACAATTTAATAACAAACAACAGCAATAAAATTAAAAATATTTTTTACTTTATAGATATTCTCGATATTATTGAAATAAACAAAATAAATTTAAACAACATTAATTTATTAAATAATAAAAATATAGTAATTTCACAAAAAACATTAGAAAATTTAATTTACCAAAATATTACAAAGAATAATTTCATAAAAAACTTAGAAAATATAGATATCATCTTGCTTCCCTTTTTTATATAATTTATTTTTATCAAATTTATTATATAACAATTTTAAAACAAAAAAACATTGGAATAACTAAAAATAAAATAATATAATTTTTTATATTTTTATTAATATCAGTGAATATTTTGTAAATATAAAGATCCACCGATAAATTCTCTAAGAATTGAAGTATTTGGAACAAGATCTGGTGGTATAGGAATAAAATGAATTAAATAATCAAGTAACATTTGAGCCATAGGATAATAATCATCATCCTGATCAATAGATTTTAGAAGTGGTTCTGCAAAAGTTTTTAGTACAGATAATTCATAGGATAAACTTGAGTTAAAATAAACATTTGCATTATTTTGATATGGGAAAATATAATTATCTTCCCCCTTTCTAACAGAATTCCATCTTTTTAGAGTCTCAATAGCAGAAATCCCTCTATATCTAAAATCTCTAACAAGTCTTCTATAAAGCCTACTAATTGTTGTAGGAATTCTTATAGAATTTGTTAAATTTAGTTGAGTCAAAGGGGAAATATATATTCTAAATTGATATTTTGGATCTATATTATATGTTAATTTTGGATTAAGTCCATGTATTCCCTCAACTATTACAACAACATCTTTTTCTGGCTTATAATATAAACCTTCAGAAGCTCTTTTACCTTTTTTAAAATCATATATTGGTAAGACAGTTTCTTTTCCTTCAAATATACTATTTAAATTATCATTAAAAACTTCTATATCCAAAGCCTCAATAACTTCATAATTATAATCACCTGTTTCATCTCTAGGGGTTTTTTCCCTATCAACAAAATAATTGTCAAGAGATATTTGATAAGAATTTATACCCATCGATTTTAAATATGTCATTAATTTAATTGAAAAAGTAGTTTTTCCAGAAGATGAAGGTCCTGCTATTAATATAAGTCTTTTTTCTCTATCTTCTAAAATTTTTTTTACAATATCAGATATTTTATTCTCTTGCAAAGCTTCTGAAATTAATATAATATCAAGTAATCTATTGTCAGAAATCTGTTTATTTAAATTACCTACATTATCAAACTTTAATATTTTCCCCCAATCTTCTTGATCTTTATATACAAAAAATAATTTTTTTTGATCTTCAAACTTAACAAATTCTGGGAAATTTTTTTGTTTTGGATATCTTAAAATAATTCCATCCTTATATTTAGATATTTTATAATATTTAAGCAATCCAGT
This genomic window from Spirochaetota bacterium contains:
- a CDS encoding nucleoside kinase; this encodes MINNLNITYNGKTLIVPYGSKIVDIVDEFGLDILNDNIMGAILNNRVVSLDYHLKTSGEIKFIYPNEDFGFRIYVNSLTFLLFYVWKSIFKKNNLIISHSLSDGLYFYKEDGEEINENDIERINFMFDSIVSEKLKIEIVSFDKEEAKKIFQNEYDKYNLLKYSSSTSILLAKLKDFSDFIITPIVINTGLLKYYKISKYKDGIILRYPKQKNFPEFVKFEDQKKLFFVYKDQEDWGKILKFDNVGNLNKQISDNRLLDIILISEALQENKISDIVKKILEDREKRLILIAGPSSSGKTTFSIKLMTYLKSMGINSYQISLDNYFVDREKTPRDETGDYNYEVIEALDIEVFNDNLNSIFEGKETVLPIYDFKKGKRASEGLYYKPEKDVVVIVEGIHGLNPKLTYNIDPKYQFRIYISPLTQLNLTNSIRIPTTISRLYRRLVRDFRYRGISAIETLKRWNSVRKGEDNYIFPYQNNANVYFNSSLSYELSVLKTFAEPLLKSIDQDDDYYPMAQMLLDYLIHFIPIPPDLVPNTSILREFIGGSLYLQNIH